The proteins below are encoded in one region of Aequorivita iocasae:
- the hpf gene encoding ribosome hibernation-promoting factor, HPF/YfiA family — protein sequence MRVNVQTPNFAAKDELLVFVEKKLNKLEHFYDKIVFADVFLKVQKTSEKENKIVEVLLSIPGDDVMVKKEAKSFEEATDEVVKTLERQLKKRKQKQKAYL from the coding sequence ATGAGAGTGAACGTGCAAACACCCAACTTTGCTGCCAAAGATGAATTATTGGTATTTGTTGAAAAGAAACTGAACAAGCTGGAGCATTTTTATGATAAAATTGTTTTTGCAGATGTGTTTTTGAAAGTGCAGAAAACAAGTGAGAAAGAAAATAAAATTGTGGAAGTGCTATTAAGTATTCCTGGAGATGATGTAATGGTTAAAAAAGAAGCAAAAAGCTTTGAAGAGGCTACAGATGAAGTTGTAAAGACTTTGGAGCGGCAGCTTAAAAAAAGAAAACAAAAACAAAAAGCATATTTGTAA